Proteins encoded by one window of Culicoides brevitarsis isolate CSIRO-B50_1 chromosome 2, AGI_CSIRO_Cbre_v1, whole genome shotgun sequence:
- the LOC134832280 gene encoding uncharacterized protein LOC134832280: MNSRPSASIGRQRRLTLLDANEDVDVYISIPTDKGYGWVIVAAAFLGNVLVDGVTFNFGSFLKPMCDTFGVKTASIALLLSVQSGIYYMSGPFISALINKIGFRLTGLIGAVLSSIGLLLSAYVESLPLISKENESIAAGLGYGIINCTGILITGHYFEKYRALANGITMSGSGAGTVLIGQLVTFLLKKYENDWRRILKILSALFLMTFPVVATYRPIKQKKVKITEKKLAFEDDEDSNSSRITIDFTKSRISMLPTLSIYTISEEESYESVGMKEPINVPNTPPINPKTRFRIFCKKICPCLFRERKKSLKFGRKVFSRPVYRDDAFYTHSMALLPEYDEIKSLIRSNSISPSYLNRQQMDDETIPYHLSVARVPSYDEFSKEKSWIDGFTGTIVRTLALLFDPKFFRIATFYFVAFAMMNNTVGMMLPSVFLIDRIKQEPDSDERVQYLMLAIGASNMMGRFSSGSLIFCKTASATLFAAFGALTCAISCFSIAFVENSHMTALILLCIIFGFSIGFSNSLRTIIYVENFGLENLTNVYGLVSVAIGIGAISGPLVAAYLKDTTHAYIWSFIYGGISLSLATLALFLTVILRKREQTRQ, encoded by the exons ATGAACTCCAGACCAAGCGCTTCCATTGGGCGTCAACGCAGATTAACATTACTCGACGCCAACGAAGATGTCGAT GTTTACATTTCAATTCCCACCGACAAAGGCTACGGCTGGGTAATTGTTGCCGCTGCATTTCTCGGAAATGTTCTCGTTGACGGCGTCACATTCAATTTCGGGTCATTTTTGAAACCAATGTGCGATACTTTCGGCGTCAAAACTGCCAGTATTGCCTTGTTGCTGTCCGTTCAAAGTG GAATTTATTACATGTCCGGACCATTCATAAGTGCTTTGATAAACAAAATAGGATTCCGCTTAACTGGACTAATTGGAGCTGTATTATCGAGCATTGGACTTTTATTATCGGCTTATGTCGAATCTCTTCCCTTGAT ttcaaaagaaaACGAATCGATTGCAGCTGGACTCGGCTATGGGATTATAAATTGTACGGGAATCCTCATAACGGGACATTATTTCGAGAAATATCGTGCTTTGGCGAACGGAATTACGATGAGTGGCTCCGGGGCGGGTACTGTGCTCATTGGACAACTTGTGACTTTTTTGCTGAAGAAGTACGAGAACGACTGGCGAcgcattttgaagattttatcaGCTTTGTTCTTGATGACGTTTCCAGTTGTAGCGACTTATAGGCctataaaacagaaaaaagttaaaattacagAGAAGAAATTGGCTTTCGAGGATGACGAAGACTCAAATTCATCGAGAATTACAATTGATTTTACCAAATCTCGGATTTCGATGCTTCCAACGTTGTCCATTTATACAATTTCGGAGGAGGAGTCGTATGAAAGTGTTGGAATGA AAGAACCAATTAACGTTCCAAACACTCCCCCAATAAATCCAAAGACCCGTTTCCgcattttttgcaagaaaatctGCCCGTGTCTCTTCCGCGAACGCAAAAAAAGTCTCAAATTCGGTCGAAAAGTCTTCTCGAGACCAGTTTATCGTGACGATGCCTTTTACACGCACAGCATGGCACTCCTGCCCGAATATGACGAGATCAAATCCCTAATCCGCTCGAATTCAATTTCACCCAGCTACCTCAATAGACAACAGATGGACGACGAAACAATTCCGTATCACTTGTCGGTGGCTCGAGTTCCGTCGTACGATgaattttcaaaggaaaaatcgtGGATAGATGGTTTTACGGGCACCATTGTACGGACACTTGCGCTGTTATTTGATCCGAAATTCTTTAGAATTGCGACGTTTTATTTTGTGGCGTTTGCCATGATGAACAATACGGTTGGGATGATGTTGCCGTCGGTCTTTTTGATTG atcgaATAAAGCAAGAACCTGACAGTGACGAAAGAGTTCAATATTTGATGTTGGCAATTGGAGCAAGTAACATGATGGGAAGATTCTCATCGGGGTCgttaattttctgtaaaactGCAAGTGCGACACTTTTTGCAGCTTTTGGGGCTTTGACGTGTGCTATTAGTTGCTTTTCGATCGCTTTTGTGGAGAATTCTCACATGACAGCGCTGATTTTAct CTGCATAATTTTCGGCTTCTCCATCGGATTTTCCAATTCCCTGCGAACAATAATTTACGTCGAAAATTTCGGCCTCGAGAATTTAACGAACGTTTATGGACTTGTATCTGTCGCTATCGGAATCGGAGCTATTTCTGGCCCACTAGTTGCTGCATATCTCAAAGACACAACTCACGCTTACATTTGGAGTTTCATCTATGGCGGCATAAGTCTCAGTTTAGCAACTCTTGCTCTATTTTTGACAGTAATTCTGCGAAAACGAGAGCAAACACGACAATAA